One Salmo trutta chromosome 24, fSalTru1.1, whole genome shotgun sequence genomic region harbors:
- the LOC115160949 gene encoding sterol 26-hydroxylase, mitochondrial isoform X2: MGAQWQRIRSILNPRMLKPKHVSAYTNAINDVVTDFIDKVAWLRETKGEGVMVNDLAGELYKFAFEGICSVLFETRLGCLNEEVPEETQKFIVSVGEMFRLSPIIVLFPKSTWPYLPFWKHFVAVWDHLFKVAEEQVRQKMEEIQERVRLGQPVQGEYLTHLLVSEQMSVTEILGSITELLLAGVDTTSNTISWSLYHMALEPEIQEKLYQEVISVCPGDKVPTSDDIARMPWLKTVVRETLRMYPVVPGNARINVENEIVVGDHLFPKNTLFHLCHYAVSYDQTVFPEPHAFLPERWLRGGRGEDKKNQHPFGSVPFGFGVRACLGRRVAELEMYLILSRLIKHYEIRADPAGATVKPITRTLLVPATPINLQFINRTVQ, translated from the exons ATGGGTGCTCAGTGGCAGCGGATCAGGAGTATCCTGAACCCGCGGATGCTGAAGCCCAAGCATGTCTCAGCCTACACCAACGCCATCAATGACGTGGTTACAGACTTCATAGACAAGGTGGCATGGCTCAGGGAGACCAAGGGAGAAGGGGTCATGGTGAACGACCTGGCTGGAGAACTCTACAAGTTCGCCTTTGAAG GGATCTGTTCTGTGCTGTTTGAGACCCGTTTGGGCTGTCTGAATGAGGAGGTTCCTGAAGAGACCCAGAAGTTCATTGTTTCAGTAGGAGAGATGTTTCGCCTCTCCCCCATCATCGTTCTCTTCCCCAAGTCCACCTGGCCATACCTCCCCTTCTGGAAACATTTTGTGGCTGTCTGGGATCACCTGTTCAAAGTTG CAGAGGAGCAGGTGCGTCAGAAGATGGAGGAGATCCAGGAGAGGGTGCGCCTGGGCCAGCCGGTGCAGGGAGAGTACCTCACACACCTCCTTGTCAGCGAACAGATGTCTGTCACTGAGATACTGGGCTCCATCACTGAGCTACTGCTGGCTGGGGTcgacacg ACGTCCAACACCATCTCGTGGTCTCTGTACCACATGGCCCTGGAGCCAGAGATCCAGGAGAAGCTGTACCAGGAAGTGATCAGTGTCTGCCCGGGGGACAAGGTGCCTACTAGTGATGACATTGCCAGAATGCCATGGCTTAAGACTGTTGTCAGGGAGACACTACG GATGTACCCAGTAGTACCAGGAAATGCCCGCATCAATGTGGAAAATGAGATAGTTGTGGGGGACCACCTCTTCCCCAAAAAT ACCCTGTTCCACCTGTGTCACTATGCCGTGTCCTATGACCAGACAGTGTTCCCGGAGCCCCATGCCTTCCTGCCAGAGCGCTGGCTCCGTGGGGGCCGGGGGGAAGACAAGAAGAACCAGCACCCCTTCGGCTCAGTGCCCTTCGGTTTTGGGGTCCGGGCCTGCCTGGGCCGTAGGGTGGCCGAGCTGGAGATGTACCTCATCCTCTCAAGG TTGATAAAACATTATGAAATACGTGCAGATCCTGCCGGAGCCACAGTTAAGCCAATCACAAGAACCCTTCTTGTCCCTGCTACCCCAATCAACCTGCAGTTTATTAATAGGACAGTCCAGTAG
- the LOC115160949 gene encoding sterol 26-hydroxylase, mitochondrial isoform X1, which translates to MFSRSLLQIGLRVCTQENRNGIKRVTPTLTYISDRRRDASTTIVRDNNKQKTIDDLDGPSFLRSLYWLFGKGYFQTTHQMQIEHSKIYGPLWKSNYGPLVIVNVASAELIEQVLRQEGRHPTRTDMPHWRSYRELRNHAYGPLTEMGAQWQRIRSILNPRMLKPKHVSAYTNAINDVVTDFIDKVAWLRETKGEGVMVNDLAGELYKFAFEGICSVLFETRLGCLNEEVPEETQKFIVSVGEMFRLSPIIVLFPKSTWPYLPFWKHFVAVWDHLFKVAEEQVRQKMEEIQERVRLGQPVQGEYLTHLLVSEQMSVTEILGSITELLLAGVDTTSNTISWSLYHMALEPEIQEKLYQEVISVCPGDKVPTSDDIARMPWLKTVVRETLRMYPVVPGNARINVENEIVVGDHLFPKNTLFHLCHYAVSYDQTVFPEPHAFLPERWLRGGRGEDKKNQHPFGSVPFGFGVRACLGRRVAELEMYLILSRLIKHYEIRADPAGATVKPITRTLLVPATPINLQFINRTVQ; encoded by the exons ATGTTTAGCAGATCTTTATTACAGATCGGACTGCGTGTTTGTACACAGGAGAATAGGAACGGGATTAAAAGAGTGACACCGACGTTAACCTACATTAGTGACAGGCGGCGCGATGCCTCTACCACTATCGTGAGGGACAACAATAAACAGAAAACTATAGATGATTTGGATGGGCCTAGTTTTCTGAGATCTTTATATTGGCTTTTCGGGAAAGGGTATTTTCAGACAACACATCAAATGCAA atTGAACACAGCAAGATCTATGGCCCTCTGTGGAAGTCAAATTACGGGCCCTTGGTGATAGTGAACGTGGCCAGTGCTGAGCTGATTGAGCAGGTGTTGAGACAGGAGGGCCGCCATCCCACCCGCACGGACATGCCCCACTGGAGGAGTTACCGCGAGCTGAGGAACCACGCCTATGGGCCCCTCACAGA GATGGGTGCTCAGTGGCAGCGGATCAGGAGTATCCTGAACCCGCGGATGCTGAAGCCCAAGCATGTCTCAGCCTACACCAACGCCATCAATGACGTGGTTACAGACTTCATAGACAAGGTGGCATGGCTCAGGGAGACCAAGGGAGAAGGGGTCATGGTGAACGACCTGGCTGGAGAACTCTACAAGTTCGCCTTTGAAG GGATCTGTTCTGTGCTGTTTGAGACCCGTTTGGGCTGTCTGAATGAGGAGGTTCCTGAAGAGACCCAGAAGTTCATTGTTTCAGTAGGAGAGATGTTTCGCCTCTCCCCCATCATCGTTCTCTTCCCCAAGTCCACCTGGCCATACCTCCCCTTCTGGAAACATTTTGTGGCTGTCTGGGATCACCTGTTCAAAGTTG CAGAGGAGCAGGTGCGTCAGAAGATGGAGGAGATCCAGGAGAGGGTGCGCCTGGGCCAGCCGGTGCAGGGAGAGTACCTCACACACCTCCTTGTCAGCGAACAGATGTCTGTCACTGAGATACTGGGCTCCATCACTGAGCTACTGCTGGCTGGGGTcgacacg ACGTCCAACACCATCTCGTGGTCTCTGTACCACATGGCCCTGGAGCCAGAGATCCAGGAGAAGCTGTACCAGGAAGTGATCAGTGTCTGCCCGGGGGACAAGGTGCCTACTAGTGATGACATTGCCAGAATGCCATGGCTTAAGACTGTTGTCAGGGAGACACTACG GATGTACCCAGTAGTACCAGGAAATGCCCGCATCAATGTGGAAAATGAGATAGTTGTGGGGGACCACCTCTTCCCCAAAAAT ACCCTGTTCCACCTGTGTCACTATGCCGTGTCCTATGACCAGACAGTGTTCCCGGAGCCCCATGCCTTCCTGCCAGAGCGCTGGCTCCGTGGGGGCCGGGGGGAAGACAAGAAGAACCAGCACCCCTTCGGCTCAGTGCCCTTCGGTTTTGGGGTCCGGGCCTGCCTGGGCCGTAGGGTGGCCGAGCTGGAGATGTACCTCATCCTCTCAAGG TTGATAAAACATTATGAAATACGTGCAGATCCTGCCGGAGCCACAGTTAAGCCAATCACAAGAACCCTTCTTGTCCCTGCTACCCCAATCAACCTGCAGTTTATTAATAGGACAGTCCAGTAG